One window from the genome of Natrinema caseinilyticum encodes:
- a CDS encoding nucleotidyltransferase domain-containing protein, with product MRTSEEATIGKSLIDKSLLLETRREDLQVHSIQLAILFGSHASGQSHSRSDVDIAVEFDTVRPSDPDYNEAFLG from the coding sequence ATGAGAACCAGTGAAGAAGCTACTATCGGTAAATCCCTTATCGATAAATCCCTCCTTCTCGAGACTCGTCGGGAGGACTTGCAGGTGCATTCAATACAGCTGGCAATTCTCTTCGGTTCTCACGCAAGTGGCCAGTCCCACTCTCGAAGTGACGTCGATATCGCAGTGGAATTCGACACAGTCCGTCCGAGCGACCCGGATTACAACGAGGCTTTTTTGGGTTGA